The segment CGGTGTGCATGGTCCGCGCCGCCTGGATCACCGCGCGTTTCTTCGCCCACGAGTCGTGCGGCCAGTGCACCCCCTGCCGCGAGGGGACCGGCTGGCTCCAGCGGATCCTCTGGAAGATCGAGACGGGCGAGGGGACCGAGCGGGACCTGGGCATCCTCCTCTCGATCACCGATAACATCGAGGGCAACACCATCTGCGCCCTGGGCGACGCGGCCGCGTGGCCGGCCCGGGGCTTCGCGAAGAAATTCCAGGACGAGTTCCTCCGTCACATCCGGGAGAAGCGCTGCCCGCTGGACGGCGGATCGCTCCACTGAAAGGCGCGCCATGGCGACCGTGAAGCTCAAGGTGGACGGCCGCGAGGTCGAGGTCGAGAAGGGGACCAACCTCGTCGACGCCGGCAAGAAGGCCGGAATCTTCATGCCCCACTTCTGCTACCACCCGGGGCTGCCGGTCGTGGGCGTCTGCCGCATCTGCCTCTGCGCGATCGAGGGGCGTCCCAAGCTGGTCGCGGGATGCGCCACGCCCGCCGAGGAGGGGATGAACGTCATCACCAAGTCCAAGGCCGTGCGCGACGCGCGCGCGGCGGTGATGGAGTTCCTGCTCATCCACCATCCGCTCGATTGCCCCATGTGCGACAAGGGCGGGGAGTGCACGCTCCAGGACTACACCATCGCCATGGGCGCCGCGCACACGCGGTTCTCGTTCAAGAAGAACACCTGGCCCGAGGAGGACGTGGGCGGGAAGCTCATCCTGAACAAGAATCGCTGCATCCTCTGCATGCGCTGCGTGAACCTGTGCGCCGACGTCGCGGGGCAGGACGAGATCGCGGTGATCGCGCGCGGCGAGGAGACCTACATCGGCACGGTGGGCGGCCGGAAGATCGAGAACGAGCTGGCGGGGAACATCGCCGACATCTGCCCGGTCGGAGCCCTGACCAGCGTGGACTTCCGTTTCGAGTCGCGCCCCTGGGAGCTCACGAACGTCAAGACGATCTGCACCCTCTGCTCCAAGGGGTGCAACACCGTCGCCGGCTTCCATCCGCGCCGGAACAAGGTCCTCCGCGTCACGGCGCGGGAGAACATGGACGTGAACCAGTGGTGGATCTGCGACCGCGGTCGCGGGCAGTTCCACAGCGTCCACGACGTGGTGCGGATCAGTACGCCGATCTACCGCTCGCGGACCCGGGGGGCCGCCGCGCGGCCGGTGGCCTGGGCCGACGCGATCGCCCAGGTCGCGGGCGCCATCAAGGATGCGGTCGCGCGCCAGGGAGCCGATTCGGTCGGCGTGATCTCCTCGGCCGAGCTCTCGAACGAGGAGCTGTTCCTGGCCGGGAGGATCTTCGGTCCGGACGGACTCGGGCTTTCCAACTTCGACTTCCCCGAGCGGCCGCAGCCGCCGGTGGTCTATCCCAAGTTCACGATCGAAGGGGACAAGAACCCCAACACGCGCGGCGCGCGCCTTCTCGGCGGCACCGCGGGGAAGCGCGGTCGCTCGGTCAAGGAGATCCTCACCGCGGCGGCCGAGGGGCGGATCGGCGTGCTCCTCTTCCTGCGCGGCGGAGCGCCCGAGACCTTCGGCGACGCGGCGCTCGTGGCGCGCGCGCTCGACCGGGCCGGCCTCGTGGTCGTGATGGACTTCGTGGCCTCGGCCGTGGCCGACCTCGCCGACTGGGTGCTGCCGGGCGTCTCCCATTTCGAGAAGGACGGCACCTACGTCAATTCTCAGGGGCGCGTGCAGCGCGCCCGGAAGGTGTTCACGCTGCGCGGCGACACCCGCGAGGACTGGCGGGTGCTCCAAGACCTGGGTTCCGCCCTGGGCGTGCTTCACGAGAACGATCCCTCGCCCGAGATGATCTTCGCCCGCATCGCCCGCACCGTGCCCGCGTTCACGGGCCTCTCGTATTCGGCTCTGGGGGACCGGGGTGCGCCGCTCGACACCGAGGCGGCGAACGTCGCCGTGGGGTAGCGCCCCGCGGCGCCGCGAGCTTCTTCGCGCGCTCCCCAAGACCGACCTCCACGTCCACCTCGACGGCTCGCTGCGCCCGGCCACGCTCCTCGAGCTGGCGGCCGCGCAGGGAGCCAAGCTTCCGTTTCGCACGCCGCGCGAGCTCTCGGCCGCTTTCGCCCGCCTCGCCTCCGGAGTCAGCCTTCCCGAATACCTGAAAGCGTTCGACTGGACCCTGGCCGTCCTGCAAGACCGCGCCTCCCTCGAGCGCGTCGCCTTCGAGCTGGCCGAGGACGCGTTCATGGAGAACGTCCGGTACATGGAAGTGCGCTATTGCCCCGCGCTCCACACCCGGAAGCGCCTCACGATGGAGGAGACGGTGGAGGCGGTGCGGGCGGGGCTTCGCCGGGCCGAGCGGGCGACCGGGATCCGGACCGGAACCATCGTCTGTGGAATACGGCACCTCAGCCCGCGGCTCTCGGTGCGCCTCGCCGACCTGGCCTCGACCTACTACGGCAAGGGGGTCGTCGGCTTCGACCTCGCCGGGGCGGAGAAGGACTATCCGGCCAAGGCCCACCGCCGCGCGTTCGACCACGTGAAGAAACGGCACGTCAATATTACCGTCCACGCGGGAGAGGCCTTCGGCGCGGCGAGCATCGACCAGGCGCTGCGCTACTGCGGCGCCCACCGGATCGGCCACGGCACCCGCCTCCGCGAGGATCCCGACGTCCTCGCCTTCGTCCGGGACCATCGGATCCCGCTCGAGATGTGCCTGGTCTCGAACGTCCAGACCGGCGCCGTCCGGAGCCTGGCCAGCCACCCCTTCGGCCGCTATCTCAAGGCGGGGCTCCGAGTCACGGTGAACACCGACAACCGCCTCGTCTCCTCCACGACCATGACGGACGAGCTCGAGCGCGCGGTCAGCACCTTCCGGCTGACGCCGGCCGACGTCCGCTCCGTGCTGATCAATGGATTCAAATCGGCGTTCCTGCCGTATGAAGAGAAGGGAGCGCTGCTCCGGCACGCTCTTCGCGACATGGATCGAATTCTGGAAGAAGCGCGCTCGGCCGGGGGCGAACCCTCGCGCGACCTTCTGTGAGAAGGCGCATCTAATGGAACCGAGCGGAGCTGGCGAGAGACCGTGCCCGCTTGATCGTCCGCTTCGAGGAGCATAAGATGATCAACGTGAGGACCAACCGATGAGCCACATGGGACGTACCTCCGGTCCGCTCAACTCCCTGGCCGGGCGTCTGAGCCCGGTCCCCATCCTCCAGGTTGCCACCGGTTTCTGGGCGAGCCAGGCCCTCCTGACCGCCGTGGACCTCCGCGTGTTCACCAGCCTGTTCGGCGGCGCCAAGTCGGCTGCCGAATTGTCAGGTGAGCTCGGCGCGGACCCCAACGCCCTCGAGGCCCTCCTCGACGCGAACTGCGCCCTGGGCTTCCTGCAGCGCAACGGCGACCGCTACCGGAACACCGAGGTGTCGAACGCCTTCCTGGTCGAGGGCTCGCCCGGCTCCTACGTCGACCTCGTCCGCTTCATGAGGCAGCCGCTCTTCGGCGTCTGGCAGGCCCTGCGCGACACGGTGAAGAGCGGCGATTCGCCCGTTCCTCCCGAGGCGATGGACCCGACGGAAGTCGAGCTGGCGCGCGCGTTTCACAACGGCGCCTACGCCACCATGATGCGCGTCGCCGAGATCCTGGACCTCGAATTCAGTGGCTTCTCGCGGATCGTCGAGCTGGGCGGCCACAGCGGCGCGGGCTCCCTCTGTCTCGCGCGCCGCTACCCGCAGCTCCAGGCCACCATCCTCGACCGGGCGCCGTTTCAGCCGCTGGCCGAGGAGTTCATCCAGTCGACGAAGCTGGAGGACCGGGTCCGCTTCCGCGCCGGCAACCCCGACGAGGGGTGCCCGGGGGAGGAGGCCGACCTCGTGCTCCTGCCGCACATCCTCTCTCGCCGCAGCCGCGCCGCCATTCCCGGCATCCTCCAGGCCGTGCGCGCGTCGCTGCGTCCCGGCGGCGCCCTGATCGTCACCGAGTTCCTCCTCGAGGACGGCAAGGCCGAGCCTCGCGAGGCGGCGCTTTTCCGGCTGAACGTGGTGGCGAGCTACGGCTCCAAGAACGCCGGAGGGCTCACCCGCTCCGATCTGGTCGGTCTCTTGAGCGACGCCGGATTCACCGACGTCGACATGGTGGGCCTGCCCATGTTCGGGATCACGGCGATCACCGCCACGCGGGGCTGATCGTGCGCATCGAGCGCTTCCCCGTCGGGCCGCTCGACAACAACCTCTACCTGCTCACACCCGATCCGTCCCGCGAGCGCTCCGGCACGGACGCGATCCTCGTGGATCCGTCGCTCGAGAGCCTGGACACGCTCCGCGCCATCCAGGCGCGCGGGATCACGGTGAAGCGGATCCTGCTCACGCACGCCCACATCGACCACATCCTCATGGCCAAGCCGTTCCGCGACGCGACCGGCGCGCCCGTCTGGCTGCACGAGGGGGACCGCACGCTGTACGAGCTGGGTCCCGTTCAGGCGGAGCAGATGGGGCTTCCGTGGCCGGGCACCGCGCCGATCGATCATTGGATCGAGGACGGCGAGGACTGCGGCCTTCCCGGCATCGACGTGAAGGCGATCCACACGCCGGGGCACTCCCCCGGCAGCGTGACCTTCGTCACCCCCGCGGGGCTCGTGGCGGGGGACGTGCTCTTCCGCGAGTCGGTGGGACGCGTGGATCTTCCGGGCGGCGACTGGGAGACGCTGGTCCGCTCGATCCGGGGACGCCTGTTCGCCTACGACCGCGGCACGACCGTCTACCCGGGACACGGCCCCACCACCACCATCGGCCACGAAATGAAGGTCAACCCGTTCGTCGGCGCGTCGGCAACCCTGCAGGCGTAGCGTAGACGACGGGGCCGCCCGCGGAGCCAACGACGAGCGACCTCGAACGGCTGCTCTTTCCGAGCGCCCTCTACCGCGATTTCATGAACGATTTCGCGCGGGTGCGCCTGTTCTATCCCTGCGACTTCCGCGATCCGGCGGCCGCCGTGGCCGCCGCGCGCGCGCGCGACTATCCGGAAGCGCGCCGCGCGAAGACCGCGTCGATCCTGGCGCGCCAGGCCGAGACGTGGGGCGTCCTCGACGCCTCGCGCGAGGCGCTCGCGCGCTTCGCCCGCGCCGATTCGGTCGCCGTCGTGTCGGGGCAGCAGCCGGGACTGTTCGGCGGGCCGCTCTACACCCTCTACAAGATGCTGACCGCGGCGAACCTCGCCCGCTCCATCGAAGCCGCGACCGGCGTCGTCGCCGTGCCCGTGTTCTGGATCGCCTCCGACGATCACGATTTCGAGGAGGTCCGCTCGACGTTCGTGAGCGACGGGGCCGAGGAGCCGACGCCGCTCGCCTACCCGGCCGAAGCGGCGCCTCGCGGGGTCTCGGTGTCGCGGGTCCGGTTCGGCCCAGCCGTGGAGGCGCTGGTGCGCTCGGCGGAATCGGTCGTGCCTCCCTCGCCCTTTCGCGAATCGGTGCTCGCGAGGCTGCGGGCGGCGTATGCGCCGGGGCGCGGCTTCTCCGAGGCGTTCGCGCGCTTCCTGGCGCCGCTCGCCGCGGAGCTCGGGGTGCTGCTGTTCGAAGCCTCCGACGAGGAGGCGAAGGCCGCGGCGCTTCCGGTGTTCGAGCGCGAGGTGGGGCTCGGGGGCGGGAGCTCGGCCGTGGCGAAGGAGCGCGGCGAGGCGCTGGAGAAAGCCGGCTACCACGCGCAGATCGCGCGGGCCGGAAACGAGCTCAATCTCTTCTGGCACGGGCGCGAGCGGGAGGCGGTCCGCGTGACCGAGGCGGGCGGATTCCGGCTCGCGGTGAGCGGGCAGGAGCTCTCGGGGTCGAAGCTGCTCGCCCTGATCCGGAACCGCCCGGCCGACGTGAGCCCAGGCGTGCTGCTCCGGCCGCTCATGCAGGACCATCTCTTCCCGACCGCCGCCTACGTCGGCGGTCCGGCCGAGGTGGCCTACTGGGCGCAGGTGAACGCGCTCTATCCGCTGTTCGACCTGGAGCCTCCGGCGGTGGCGCCGCGCGCCGGGGCAACGCTCCTCGAGGCGAAGGTGGCGCGCGTCCTGGATCGCTTCCACCTCGACTGGCGGGCGCTGGCTGGCGATCCCGAGACCGCGGTGCAGGCGGGACTGCGCGCGCTCCTGCCGGAGGATTTCGGGACGCTCTTCGAGCGCGAGCGGGGCGAGCTGGAGGCGGTGCTCGAGCGGCTCCGCTCGGCGGTCACGCAGTTCGACCCCTCGCTCGAGGCGGCCGTGACCACGGCGGGGCACCGGATCGAGCGCGAGACCGAGGGGCTGGAGAAGAAGCTGATGCACGTCTGGAAGCGGCGCCAGGAGGAATCGGTGCAGCAGATCCGCCGCGCGCACGGTCATCTCTTCCCGCGCGGGCATCTCCAAGAGCGCACGGTATCGCTCCTGGGCTACGCCGCGCGGTACGGTCCGGCGCTGGTCGCGCGCCTGCGTGAATCGCTGGGCGCGCCGGGCAGCCACACGCTGATTCCGCTGGGGGTATCGGAAGAATGAAGATCGGGATCACCTGCTATCCGACGCACGGCGGCTCGGGCGTGGTCGCGACCGAGCTCGGGATGGAGCTCGCCAAGCGCGGGCACGAAGTGCACTTCATCTCCTACCAGGTCCCGTTCCGCCTGAAGCCCGACCAGGACAACGTCTACTTCCACGAGGTGCAGATCACCACGTATCCGCTGTTCCAGTACCCGCCCTACACGCTCGCGCTCGCGGCGAAGATGGCGGAGGTCGCGGACGAAGCGGAGCTGGACGTGCTGCACGCGCACTACGCCATCCCGCACGCCATCTGCGGCTACCTCGCCCGGCAGATCGCGAAGTCCACCAAGCTCCGCATGGTGACCACGCTCCACGGCACCGACATCACGCTGGTGGGCAGCGACACCTCGTTCCGCGGCCTGACCACGTTCGGCATCGACCAGAGCGACGGCGTGACCGCGGTCTCGGAGTTCCTGAAGCGGAAGACCATCGAGGTCTTCACCCCGCGCCAGGCGATCCGGGTGATCCCGAACTTCGTGGACACCGAGCGCTACGCCCCGCGCGCCTCCAGCGACTGCCGCCGCGAGCGGTACGCGAAGAAGGGGGAGCGCATTCTCGTCCACATCTCGAACTTCCGGCCGAGCAAGCGCGTCTCCGACGCCGTGCGCGTCTTCGCGGCGGTGCGCCGCGAGGTGCCCGCGGTGTTGCTCATGGTCGGCGACGGCGTGGAGCGCTCGCAGAGCCGCGAGGTGGCGGTCGAGCTGGGGGTGGAGCGCCACGTCCGCTACCTGGGGCAGATGGACGCGGTCGAGGACGTGCTCGGCTGCGGCGACCTCTTCCTGCTCCCGAGCGAGCACGAGAGCTTCGGCCTCGCCGCGCTGGAGGCGATGTCGAGCGGCGTTCCGGTGATCGGCACCACCGCCGAGGGGCTGCCGGAGCTGATCCGCCCCGGCGAGACCGGCTACCTGCTACCGGTGGGGGACGTCGAGGGGATGTCCCGCCGCGCGATCGAGGTCCTGAGCGACGCCAGGAAGCACGAGGCGATGGCCGCCGCCTCGCGGCGCATCGCCGTCGAGAAGTACGAGGCGAGCAGCGTCATCCCCCTGTACGAAAACTTCTACGCCGAAACGCTGGGTCTGCCGCCGAGGATGCCGGCCCACCTGGCCCCGCCGGAAGGACTCGCGTAGTCCCGATCACCGGCGGTTGCGGCTCGCCCGCCTGGATGTCGAAGGTGGAATCGGCCCCGGCCGCGACCGAGTCGATGGACGCGACCTGTGCATACGCGTCCCCGCCCACAATCTCGTAGACCCAGATGCGATGGTACAGCCCGCTCTGCACGACGAGGTGGAACGCTCCGCTCGCGTCGGTCTTAGAGGTCGCGTAGGTATAGGTCGGACTCCCTTGAGAAGCTCGGACAATGGCCCCATCGACGGGACTGCCGTCACTCGCGCGACGCACGACTCCGGTCCAGGTCGTTCCGGAGAGGTCGAAATCAAACGAGGCGTCGCCCGTGATCGACACGTTCCCGAGCGCGCGACCCATGATCTCGCTCGACGGCGCCTCCACGGCGAAGCGGTACGTACCGGGCGTCAGGTAAAGCGTCGCGGTACCCGTTGCATCGGTCGTGGTGGTCAGAAATCCCGGTCTCCCTCCAGCATGGACGAAAGCATTGGGGACGGGCTGGCCGTCCTGTCCGGTCACGTGAATGGTCACGGCATTTCCGGAGAAGGCGAGCTCGATCGTCGTATCGGCGGAGACCGTCACGTACCCAAGATTCTTGGGGAGGTACCCGAAGCCGGGGCCGGTCAGATCCAGCTGGACGTTGTACGTTCCCGCGGGCACGAAGACCTCCCGCTCGTCGCCCTCCAGCCGGAACTTCTGATCCCAGATGTAACCCAGGTAAACGTCGGGCCAGATGGTCCCCGTCAGGGCGGATACGGGTTGACCGCCCGCGATCGAGGGGTGGATCGCGAGGCGTACATAGTCGAACCGGTGATCCAGCCGAAGCCCGGCGCGGCCCACCGCCTGCGAGAGGAGCAGGACCGGGGCGTAGGCGCTGAATGCCGGGGGGGTGATGAAGACGTCATACCGCCCTTCGGGGATCGAACCGGAGAACGTTCCCGCCACGTTGGTCACGAGGTGGTAGTACGCCGGGTAGGTCCCCCTGGCTCGAGGAGCGAGGTCCACGAAGTCGACGTAGACGGCCTGGATCGCATGTCCTTCCCGATCCAGGATCGTACCGGAGACTCCGACCACCGCCCGTGGCGCGGTCGGCATGTCCGCGCAGGACGTGAGGAGCGGTGAGAGCAGGATGAGCGCTGCGACCCAGGGAACGCGCATCAGAACCTCGCCAGGAGCCCGGCTCCGAACGTTCGAATCTGCGCCATGGAACGGTCCGACACCGTGAGCCGCTCGCCGGTGGGCGCATACGTGATGTAGCGGTTCCGGTACCAATCGATCGAGCCTTCGCCGAACAGGGCGAATCGGTCCCTCACGTTCCACTCCACGCCGACCCCGCCCGTGAGCGTGCCTCCGGAAGCGTCGGGCGTGTCTTCGAAATCGAAGAGCACTCCGCCGAGGCCGCCGATCGCGTACGGGCGGAGCCTGCCCGACAGCGGGCGAACCTGGACCAGCGTTCGGACGGAAATGACCCGCGTGAACGCGTTCGTGGTCGTTCGCGTCGGCGTCGTGTACACCGCATCCATGAACAGGGCTGCGTGCCGGCCCAGATCAAGTCCCACACGTCCTCCGGCCGCGAACTCGGAAGACAGGTCGAGGCGGCTCTCGAACGATCGTCCGCCGGCGAACAGGGCGAGTTGCAGCGGCCGACCGGGCTGGGCGAGCGCGGAAGCCGTCCAAGCGGCCCAGAGTACGGTCGCGAAGAGTGTCCGAAGCGGGCGCGTCATGGCCGCCTCCACCTTGAAGACGGCGGTGGGGCCGTCATCGAGAGCGGGCCGGCCGAAACGATCTCCGATCCGGGCTCCAGGTAGATATCGAACGTCGAGTCGGCTCCCGCCTCGACGGAGAACGGCGTTGCGTGATAGGACCCATTCCCCACATACGTCTGGATCTGATAGACCCCGCCGGTGCGGACGACGAGTTGGAATCTTCCGGTCGCGTCCGAGCTGGCGCTCGCGCTGGCTGCGTAGCCCCCCTCCGTGGCGAACACGCGAGCGCCCGCGACGGGAGTGGAGTCGCTTGCCAGCCGCACGAACCCGCTCCAGCGGGTGCCGGAGAGGTCGAAATCAAGCGTCATGGGAGAACTCACCGGGATCACCGCCTGCCGGCTCGCGATGAACGAGAGCGCGTCCGGAGGCATGACCCGGATCAGGTACGAGCCCGTCGGGACCCGGATCTCGTAGTGCCCGTTCAAATCGGTCCCCTGGGTCACGGTTGCGTGCTCGGAGCTGGCGTAGATCTCCGCTCCCGCAAGGGGGCCGCCCCCCGGACCCGTGACGATGCCGGTGACCACGTTCCCGTCGATCGCCACGTCGAGCGTGGTGTCTCGGGACACCGAAAGCTCGACGAGAATCTCCGGGAGCCCCAAGACACCGTACCCCGGCCGGAAGTGGAAGTCGTAGGAGCCTGCCGGCAGAAGGACGGAGTAATGGCCGGACTCCACCCGCGGCTGAGCCAGCGTGGTCCCGGATGCGTAGACCTCGGCTCCCGGCAGCGTGGTGCCGTTCGGACCCGTGAGGGCCCCGGTCACCCAGTACCCCGTGAACCGGTAATCGAGGCGGCGGCGGTCCTTCGAGATCTCCCGATCCCGGACCACCGCGTCGGCGAAGCCCAGGGCGTGAACGTAGACGTCGTAGCGGGCCTCGCTCACGTCGATCCGGTAGTGGCCGCTCGCGTCGGTAACCGCCGAGCCCCCGTACGGGATCAATCGGGATCGCGCCTGGAACGAGATGTAGGCATTCGAAACCGGATTGCCGTCCCGATCCTGGATCAGACCGGTGACCGTGACCCGTTCCCCCGGCGCGGTCGGCATCGTCCCGCAGGAGATCGCGCTCATCGCGACCCACGCGATGCACGTCAAGGTGCGCGTGAAGGTGCGCATGTCAGAACTCCACTCCGAATCCCCCGACGAGGGATTCGTTCCAGGTGGTGGTCCGGTCGGCGGAAAGGGTCGGTTCGCCGAAGTCGGAAGTCTCGATCGATCGAATCCGCGACATTTCGCCTTTGCCCTCGACGAACAGAACGGTCCGCCCCATCCGGCAGCGCACGCCGCCTCCGAGAACCAGGACTCCGGCCGCCGTGCCCGCCGCGTTGTCGAACGAGTAGAGCACCCCGCCCGCGCCGACGACCGCGTACGGGGCGACACGGGTTCGGAGCGCGTCGATCTGGACCAGCATCCGCAGGGAGTACACGTCGGCCGCGGCGGTCGCATTCGCTTTCTGGAGCGGATTGGAGTAGGACAGGTCCGTCCAGAGCGTGACGAAGTCGCCCATCCCGACGCCGGAGCGCGCCCCGACGGTCGCTTCGTCCCGAAGGCCCCGATCGTTATCGAATGAACACGCGCCGCCCGTGGCGGCCACGATCAGGGGGTGGCGTAGGTAGGCGTCTGCTGAAGCGGGCCACAGGAACCCGGCAAACCCCAGGGCCGCGACGAAGGCGGCGAGGGGAAGGAAGCGCATGAAATGGTTTCCCGGGGGGCGCATCCAAATCCAGGAGCGGGGTGGGCGGCGCACGGCTGCGGTCTCCAGCCCGCGATCGCGCGGGCGCGGGTCTTGTGGGTGGGGGATGATCCGTGTACCATCCGAAGCTACGCCCGGGATCAAGGCCCTGCAACCGACAAGAACACAGTCGGATACCTACTTTTGGGTACCCATCATGACGCGACGTGAACGGATTCGAGCCACGCTGGCGGGCCAGTCCACGGACCGGCCTCCCGTCTCCCTTTGGCGCCACTTCTACGACCGCGAGGGTTCCTCCGAGGACCTTTTCCACGCAATGGTGCAATTCCAGGAGACTTACGACTGGGATCTCATGAAGGTG is part of the Candidatus Binatia bacterium genome and harbors:
- a CDS encoding MBL fold metallo-hydrolase produces the protein MRIERFPVGPLDNNLYLLTPDPSRERSGTDAILVDPSLESLDTLRAIQARGITVKRILLTHAHIDHILMAKPFRDATGAPVWLHEGDRTLYELGPVQAEQMGLPWPGTAPIDHWIEDGEDCGLPGIDVKAIHTPGHSPGSVTFVTPAGLVAGDVLFRESVGRVDLPGGDWETLVRSIRGRLFAYDRGTTVYPGHGPTTTIGHEMKVNPFVGASATLQA
- the bshC gene encoding bacillithiol biosynthesis cysteine-adding enzyme BshC, with translation MLFPSALYRDFMNDFARVRLFYPCDFRDPAAAVAAARARDYPEARRAKTASILARQAETWGVLDASREALARFARADSVAVVSGQQPGLFGGPLYTLYKMLTAANLARSIEAATGVVAVPVFWIASDDHDFEEVRSTFVSDGAEEPTPLAYPAEAAPRGVSVSRVRFGPAVEALVRSAESVVPPSPFRESVLARLRAAYAPGRGFSEAFARFLAPLAAELGVLLFEASDEEAKAAALPVFEREVGLGGGSSAVAKERGEALEKAGYHAQIARAGNELNLFWHGREREAVRVTEAGGFRLAVSGQELSGSKLLALIRNRPADVSPGVLLRPLMQDHLFPTAAYVGGPAEVAYWAQVNALYPLFDLEPPAVAPRAGATLLEAKVARVLDRFHLDWRALAGDPETAVQAGLRALLPEDFGTLFERERGELEAVLERLRSAVTQFDPSLEAAVTTAGHRIERETEGLEKKLMHVWKRRQEESVQQIRRAHGHLFPRGHLQERTVSLLGYAARYGPALVARLRESLGAPGSHTLIPLGVSEE
- a CDS encoding molybdopterin-dependent oxidoreductase, translated to MATVKLKVDGREVEVEKGTNLVDAGKKAGIFMPHFCYHPGLPVVGVCRICLCAIEGRPKLVAGCATPAEEGMNVITKSKAVRDARAAVMEFLLIHHPLDCPMCDKGGECTLQDYTIAMGAAHTRFSFKKNTWPEEDVGGKLILNKNRCILCMRCVNLCADVAGQDEIAVIARGEETYIGTVGGRKIENELAGNIADICPVGALTSVDFRFESRPWELTNVKTICTLCSKGCNTVAGFHPRRNKVLRVTARENMDVNQWWICDRGRGQFHSVHDVVRISTPIYRSRTRGAAARPVAWADAIAQVAGAIKDAVARQGADSVGVISSAELSNEELFLAGRIFGPDGLGLSNFDFPERPQPPVVYPKFTIEGDKNPNTRGARLLGGTAGKRGRSVKEILTAAAEGRIGVLLFLRGGAPETFGDAALVARALDRAGLVVVMDFVASAVADLADWVLPGVSHFEKDGTYVNSQGRVQRARKVFTLRGDTREDWRVLQDLGSALGVLHENDPSPEMIFARIARTVPAFTGLSYSALGDRGAPLDTEAANVAVG
- a CDS encoding carboxypeptidase-like regulatory domain-containing protein; the encoded protein is MRTFTRTLTCIAWVAMSAISCGTMPTAPGERVTVTGLIQDRDGNPVSNAYISFQARSRLIPYGGSAVTDASGHYRIDVSEARYDVYVHALGFADAVVRDREISKDRRRLDYRFTGYWVTGALTGPNGTTLPGAEVYASGTTLAQPRVESGHYSVLLPAGSYDFHFRPGYGVLGLPEILVELSVSRDTTLDVAIDGNVVTGIVTGPGGGPLAGAEIYASSEHATVTQGTDLNGHYEIRVPTGSYLIRVMPPDALSFIASRQAVIPVSSPMTLDFDLSGTRWSGFVRLASDSTPVAGARVFATEGGYAASASASSDATGRFQLVVRTGGVYQIQTYVGNGSYHATPFSVEAGADSTFDIYLEPGSEIVSAGPLSMTAPPPSSRWRRP
- the bshA gene encoding N-acetyl-alpha-D-glucosaminyl L-malate synthase BshA, with the protein product MKIGITCYPTHGGSGVVATELGMELAKRGHEVHFISYQVPFRLKPDQDNVYFHEVQITTYPLFQYPPYTLALAAKMAEVADEAELDVLHAHYAIPHAICGYLARQIAKSTKLRMVTTLHGTDITLVGSDTSFRGLTTFGIDQSDGVTAVSEFLKRKTIEVFTPRQAIRVIPNFVDTERYAPRASSDCRRERYAKKGERILVHISNFRPSKRVSDAVRVFAAVRREVPAVLLMVGDGVERSQSREVAVELGVERHVRYLGQMDAVEDVLGCGDLFLLPSEHESFGLAALEAMSSGVPVIGTTAEGLPELIRPGETGYLLPVGDVEGMSRRAIEVLSDARKHEAMAAASRRIAVEKYEASSVIPLYENFYAETLGLPPRMPAHLAPPEGLA
- a CDS encoding class I SAM-dependent methyltransferase, with protein sequence MGRTSGPLNSLAGRLSPVPILQVATGFWASQALLTAVDLRVFTSLFGGAKSAAELSGELGADPNALEALLDANCALGFLQRNGDRYRNTEVSNAFLVEGSPGSYVDLVRFMRQPLFGVWQALRDTVKSGDSPVPPEAMDPTEVELARAFHNGAYATMMRVAEILDLEFSGFSRIVELGGHSGAGSLCLARRYPQLQATILDRAPFQPLAEEFIQSTKLEDRVRFRAGNPDEGCPGEEADLVLLPHILSRRSRAAIPGILQAVRASLRPGGALIVTEFLLEDGKAEPREAALFRLNVVASYGSKNAGGLTRSDLVGLLSDAGFTDVDMVGLPMFGITAITATRG
- the add gene encoding adenosine deaminase; the protein is MRRSTPRRRTSPWGSAPRRRELLRALPKTDLHVHLDGSLRPATLLELAAAQGAKLPFRTPRELSAAFARLASGVSLPEYLKAFDWTLAVLQDRASLERVAFELAEDAFMENVRYMEVRYCPALHTRKRLTMEETVEAVRAGLRRAERATGIRTGTIVCGIRHLSPRLSVRLADLASTYYGKGVVGFDLAGAEKDYPAKAHRRAFDHVKKRHVNITVHAGEAFGAASIDQALRYCGAHRIGHGTRLREDPDVLAFVRDHRIPLEMCLVSNVQTGAVRSLASHPFGRYLKAGLRVTVNTDNRLVSSTTMTDELERAVSTFRLTPADVRSVLINGFKSAFLPYEEKGALLRHALRDMDRILEEARSAGGEPSRDLL